The Terriglobus roseus sequence GCCGGCCGTTGCAAACAACAGACCACCAATGACGGCCCGTCCCAGCGGTGCGTTCTGTTCGCCTCCATCGCCCAAGCCAAGCGCCATGGGGATCATGCCCATGACCATTGCAAGTGCCGTCATGATCACCGGACGTAGACGCGTCTGCCCCGCTTCAATCGCCGCGGACACGCTGTCGCCCGTGGCGACGAAGCGCTCATTCGCGAACGTGATGACAAGGACACTGTTGGATGTTGCGACACCCACGCTCATGATCGTGCCCATTAAAGCCGGCACGCTCAGAGAGGTGCGCGACAACAGCAGCATCCAGCAGATGCCCGCAAGCGCTGCCGGCAGCGCCGCGATGATGATCAACCCCTGGGCCCAGGATTGGAAGTTCACGACCAGCAGGCAGTAGACCAACACTACAGAGAATGCGAGGCCAAGAAACAGGTCATGCAGCGAGCTCTGCATCGTGACCACTTGGCCTCGGGTTACCAGCTTGCTGCCGCGCGGCAGGCTTCCGGAGATCTGCTTCGTGATGCGGGCAATATCTGTGGCCACAGCGCCAAGATCGCGTCCCTGCGTGCTCGCAAACACTTCCATAACCGGTTGCACATCGTAATGACTGACGACAGCCGCCTCACTAAAGCGAGACATTGTCGACAGGTTGCTGAGCAATTGCGACGTCGACGTCCCCACCGCAGCCACGGGGATGGAATGAAGTGAATCAAGCGAGTGGACTGTGTACTGCGGCGCTTGCACCGCAATGCTGTACGCGACACCATTCTTCGGACTCAGCCAGAAGTTGGGTGCCGTCTGAAAGCTCGAGCTCAATGCCACAAGAACATCCCCGGCTACGTCCCGCTCAGTGAGCCCCATGCGTTGCAGACGATTGCGGTCGAGGGTCAACTGGAGTCTCGGCTGATCGACCGCCTGCTGCACGCGAACATCCACGGCACCAGGCACATTACGCACCTGCGCTGCAATACGCGAGGCAACGGCGAAATTGCTCAGCTGGTCCGGGCCCACGATCTGAATATCGATCGGGGCAGGAACGCCAAAGTTGAGTGTCTGCGCAACAATGTCCGCCGGTTCAAAGGAGAAGTCCGTGCCCGGGAACCTCAATGGCAGGCGTTCCCGTAACACCTTCACATAATGTCGTGTGGGATGGTGCTTGGCGGTCAGCGAAATCAAGAGTTCTGCGTCTGCATTCCCGATGAAACCGTTATTGCTGTAAGCCAGATTGATGCCGCTCGTTGGAAGGCCAATGTTATCCAATGTTCCGCTTAGCTCAGTCGGAGGAATCACGGAGCTGATCTCCCGTTCCACCTGGTCGACGAGGCGAGCTGTCTCCTCGAGGCGCGTGCCTGTCTTCGCCCGAAGGTGCAGTCGAATCTGTCCCGCATCGGCAGCTGGAAAGAAGTCCTCACCCAGGAACGGAACGATGGACAGGCTCGCCAGAAAGAAAAAGAGTGCGCCAGCCAGGAAGATCGTTCGTCGGGCGATGCAGGCACCGAGGAGGCGGGCGTAGTTACTCTTGAGCCCTTCGAAACCACGGTCAATAGCGCGATGTGTCTTTGCAAACCAACCCGGCCCCTGCCCTCCCTGCTTCTGCTTGACCTCGGCAGGCAAAAGAAAGCTGACCAGTGTCGGAATGATCGTCCGCGAGTAGAAGTAGGAAGCGCAAAGTGCGAAGACCACAGCCTCAGCAAGAGGGAGGAACAAGTAACCCGCCACGCCAGACAGAAAGAACATGGGAACGAAGACAATGCTGATGCACAGCGTGGAGACGAACGCGGGCATCGCAATCTCCTGCGCACCGTCCAGAATTGCCTGACGAAGCGGCTTCGACAACGCGAGGTTGCGCTGCGTGTTCTCAATCTCCACCGTCGCATCGTCAACAAGCACGCCCACCGCAAGCGCCAATCCGCCGAGCGTCATCACGTTGATGGTCTGGCCAAGCGCGCTAAGCAACAAAAGAGACGTGACGATCGCCAATGGTATCGAGACAGCGATGATCAGCGTGCTTCGCCAGCTTCCAATAAAGAGCAGAATCATCACCGACGTGAGCACGCCTGCGATCACTCCCTCACGAACCACGCCCATCAGCGATGCCTTCACAAACATCGATTGGTCAGACATCGGCTTGATCACCAGCGACTTCGGCAGCGTTGCTGCGATGGACGGAAGCGCCGCTTTAACACCCGCAACTACGGCGAGGGTCGACGTTCTGCCCGATCGCTCGATGGTGAGCAGTGCCCCTCGTTGACCATCCTGCTTCACAATGTTCTGTTGCACCGCAAAGCCGTCGCGGACGTGTGCGACATCATTGATGAAGATGGTGCCGCCATCTGGTGCGGTGCGAATCGGAAATCTTCCGATAGCGTCCACCGTATCCGGTGATCCATTCAACCCAACGTTGTATTCCGTCGTACCAATCTTCGCCGTGCCTGAGGGCAGGATCACGTTCTGAGCCTGGATCGCGTTAACCACATCGACCGCAGAGAGTCCTTTCGACTGAAGTCTGTGCAGGTCAATGTCGACCATCACCTGCCGCACCTTACCGCCGAAAGGATTGGGGACCGCCGCCCCCGGCACCGTTGCAAGTTGAGGACGAATAAAGTTATTGCCGAAGTCATTCAACTGCTGCTCCGAGAAGCCGTTGCCCGCCAGACCCAGCTGCAAAATTGGCACCGTCGATGCACTGTAACGCAGGATGAACGGAGGCGTAACACCGGGCGGCAATTGCTTCAGTACCGTCTGTCCACTTGCAGTGAGCTGTGCAATGGCGGCATCGACGCTGCCACCGGGTTGAAGAAATACTTTGATGACCGACACGCCATTGAGAGACTGCGACTCCACGTGCTCAATGTCGCCAACCGTCGTTGTAAGCACTCGCTCGTAAACGGATGTGATGCGATCCGCCATCTCCTGCGGTGGCAGTCCGGTGTAAGTCCAGATGACACTTACAACGGGGATGTCAATGGAAGGAAAGATGTCCACGGGCGTCTGCAACATCGCGACGGGTGTAATGAGAAAAAGAAGCAAGGCAAGCACAACGAAGGTGTAGGGACGATTCAGCGCGAGACGTACAAGCCACATGGAGTCATCCCTCCTTCGTGGGAAATGGCTCTGGGTAGAGGGTTAGCCGTGCCACTCTCTTCGAGCGCGACTAACCCGGATTCGACGGGCAGATTTAGGAGGGTGGGAATTTCCGGAACATCTTCGCCAGATTCTGGGTCAGGTGCTTCTCGTTATGCGAAGCATTGTTAGACAAGTCGTTGCTCTCTCTACCGCGCCAGACCAACTTATGCGACTTGCTGTCGAAGACATCCACGACGAGTGTGCCGACCTTTGTGTCCTCGGTCGTCGTGGTCGCCGTGCCAAAGCCGCCCGCACCGCCGCCAAAGCCGCCCCAGCCCCAGCCGCCAAAACCGCCTCCACCGAAGCTGTTATAGAAAGTCTGCGTGGTGGGTTGGTCCTTTGTCGTTTCGAATGCGATCAGGGTCGTGTCGCCGTCGGTATCCACGCGCTCCCACCCCTTCGCAGCCAGCTGTGCATCAATGCCCCGTCTGATGCGATCGGTCCAAAGGCCATCGCGTCCCTTCACCTTGCCCCAGGCATAGGTCTTGTACTGCGAAAAACTGCGCGGAGTGGTCATAGTCGACTGAAACCTGCGCAAACGCCGGCGCGACGCTGAGGAGCGTGGCAAGCATCGTGAACGAGACAAACTGTTTTTTCATTGGAATTTCCTCCTGTATTTCTGGGCTACGAGTGCTGACAACTTCGTGCTGGCTTCGCGGGTTACGCGAAGCTTGAATTGAGTCGCGCTCCGCCGGACAACGCCATGCGACCGATGTCGATATCTCCCGAGCGTTCAATCCCCAGCCGCTGCATCTTTGAGATCAGCGTCGTTCGTGGCAGACCCAGCCGTGCCGCTGCGCCGCGCGGGCCTCCGATAATCCAGGAAGTCTTGTCCAGAATCTGCAGAATGTGATCGCGCTCCACGCCAAGCAGCGTATGCCTGGTGCCAGCGCCGCTGGTTTCCACAAGCTTCCGCATCTCAGCCGCACGGGGAGTCAAGACAGAACCGCTACTAACGATCACAGCGCGCTCAATAAAGTTCTGCAGTTCGCGAATGTTGCCGGGCCAGTGATAACGCTCCAAGGCGTCCAACAACTCCTTGGGAATGACCAGATGCTGCTTTCCGGCCTTGGCTACGACACGCTTCAGGAAGTGATTGCAAAGTGCTTCAATGTCCTCCGCGCGATCGCGCAGCGCGGGCAGTTGGATCGGAAATACGCTCAGCCTGTAGAAGAGATCGGCGCGGAAGCGTCCGTCCTCGACCATCTGCGCCAAGTCTTGGTTCGTTGCCGCAACGATGCGCACATCCGCATGGATAGATCTTGTACTGCCCAGGCGTTCGAACGTCTGCTCCTGCAGCACGCGTAACAGCTTCGGCTGCAGTTCCAGAGGCATGTCGCCCAACTCGTCCAGAAAAAGAGTGCCACCGTTCGCCGACAGGAAGCGGCCCACGGTCTGCGTGACGGCACCAGTAAATGCGCCGCGCTCATGACCGAATAGTTCGCTTTCAAGCAAGGCAGCGGGTAATGCGGCGCAGTTCAACGCAACAAACGGCCCATTCCGACGCGGGCTGAAGTCGTGCACACACCGGGCGATGACTTCCTTACCGGTGCCGGTCTCCCCTTGGATCAGTACCGCGCACTGCGCATCCGCAACGGCATAGACGTCCTGGAGCACTTCCTGAAAGCGTGAACTATTCCCCACAGGTGTATTCATCTTGGCTGTCCTTTTCTCGCTTGCTGTCCACAAGATCTGCCGCACCACACGGAACGCAACGCTTGCTCCGTCAGGTCATCCGTCCGATTGCCTGAAGCATAGGGACCACCAAGCATCACCAACACCCTTGAATGGAGAGCGAAGGTTCACCTCGTTCCGGTAGCGGCCTCCCTACCCATAAGGGGGTCGACTCAGACACACTCGCGAGGCTTCTAACGGTCGCTGTTTGCAGATACCTTTGCAGATGCCTCACGACGCAAGTCGATGGTTGTGACCAAAGGCGTGCAAAAGGAGGCTCATGAAGACTATTTGGACTGCCTTCCTGATCACTTCTGAGCGCGCTGCAGCCGGCCCCGCACAGATCCGCACTTTTATTCCTTGCCCTGGTAGGAACGGCCTCTCCAGAGGTCTACCGAGAGCCGGCTCGCCGCATCGCCATCAACAACACGATCTTGATGCTGACTATGGAGGTGATCGGAGCCATCCTGAGCTTCTTCGGGATATCTCTTCCCATCGTCAAGGTCTCTGGCAGCCTGATCATCGCGTTCATGGGTCGGTCTGCATTAACCGATGCCTCATCCGAAAGCCTGCATGTATGCGGAGGAGTCCGAGGTCAGTACGACGACACCGTCGCAACCCGGCGTCATGGAAAAGACCTTCTGTCCGCTCACCTTCCCCGTCACCTCTGGACCGGGGACACTCGTTTCGCTATTGATCCTTACGGCATACCTCGCAAGCCGGAACCTCACGGAGAACATCCTCGACACACGGGAATCTTCCTCGCGGTGGTCGTGTCCAACGTCATCGTCTACGTCTGCTCCGCGCTGCGGCTCACATCCATCGTTTCTGAGTCGACGGCTACCGGCATCCCCGGGTCATCAGCTTTATCCTGCTCTGCATCGGCATTCAGTCGCCTCGAATGGCTTCTCCATACTCTCGAAGGCGACCTTCCCAAGGCACACAACGGCATAACGAAAGAGGACTCTCAGTGAAAGGCATCAAGCCATCCGCACTCCCAAGTGGAACTGGTTGCGTCGAATGCGAAGCCACCGGGGCATGGTGGCTCCATCTTCGTCGGTGCGCCGAGTGTGGACATATCGGCTGTTGCGACAGCTCTCCGGGTCAGCACGCCACAAAGCACTTTCACGCCACACAGCATCCGATCATTCGGAGCTTTGAACCAGAGGAAGACTGGTTCTGGAACTTCGTAACAGAGTCTGAAGTGGCCGGTCCTCCACTCGCTCCGCCTCAGCACCATCCGCTGGCCCAACCCACACCAGGGCCGGAAGGACGCGTGCCGAGCAATTGGCAGGACCTGCTGCGTTCCTGATTGCCTGTGGGGGACTTCCAGGACGGTACGATTGATTTGCCCGCGGGCCTTCCTGCAAAAAACGTCGAAATCTACTCTTTCGGGTGGTCCGTTCTTCGCTCGTGAACAGGTGTGAAAGCCCAACGGCACAGCCGTGCGTCTACCTGCATACCACCTGGTCATGTTG is a genomic window containing:
- a CDS encoding UBP-type zinc finger domain-containing protein, producing MASPYSRRRPSQGTQRHNERGLSVKGIKPSALPSGTGCVECEATGAWWLHLRRCAECGHIGCCDSSPGQHATKHFHATQHPIIRSFEPEEDWFWNFVTESEVAGPPLAPPQHHPLAQPTPGPEGRVPSNWQDLLRS
- a CDS encoding sigma-54 interaction domain-containing protein, translating into MNTPVGNSSRFQEVLQDVYAVADAQCAVLIQGETGTGKEVIARCVHDFSPRRNGPFVALNCAALPAALLESELFGHERGAFTGAVTQTVGRFLSANGGTLFLDELGDMPLELQPKLLRVLQEQTFERLGSTRSIHADVRIVAATNQDLAQMVEDGRFRADLFYRLSVFPIQLPALRDRAEDIEALCNHFLKRVVAKAGKQHLVIPKELLDALERYHWPGNIRELQNFIERAVIVSSGSVLTPRAAEMRKLVETSGAGTRHTLLGVERDHILQILDKTSWIIGGPRGAAARLGLPRTTLISKMQRLGIERSGDIDIGRMALSGGARLNSSFA
- a CDS encoding efflux RND transporter permease subunit: MWLVRLALNRPYTFVVLALLLFLITPVAMLQTPVDIFPSIDIPVVSVIWTYTGLPPQEMADRITSVYERVLTTTVGDIEHVESQSLNGVSVIKVFLQPGGSVDAAIAQLTASGQTVLKQLPPGVTPPFILRYSASTVPILQLGLAGNGFSEQQLNDFGNNFIRPQLATVPGAAVPNPFGGKVRQVMVDIDLHRLQSKGLSAVDVVNAIQAQNVILPSGTAKIGTTEYNVGLNGSPDTVDAIGRFPIRTAPDGGTIFINDVAHVRDGFAVQQNIVKQDGQRGALLTIERSGRTSTLAVVAGVKAALPSIAATLPKSLVIKPMSDQSMFVKASLMGVVREGVIAGVLTSVMILLFIGSWRSTLIIAVSIPLAIVTSLLLLSALGQTINVMTLGGLALAVGVLVDDATVEIENTQRNLALSKPLRQAILDGAQEIAMPAFVSTLCISIVFVPMFFLSGVAGYLFLPLAEAVVFALCASYFYSRTIIPTLVSFLLPAEVKQKQGGQGPGWFAKTHRAIDRGFEGLKSNYARLLGACIARRTIFLAGALFFFLASLSIVPFLGEDFFPAADAGQIRLHLRAKTGTRLEETARLVDQVEREISSVIPPTELSGTLDNIGLPTSGINLAYSNNGFIGNADAELLISLTAKHHPTRHYVKVLRERLPLRFPGTDFSFEPADIVAQTLNFGVPAPIDIQIVGPDQLSNFAVASRIAAQVRNVPGAVDVRVQQAVDQPRLQLTLDRNRLQRMGLTERDVAGDVLVALSSSFQTAPNFWLSPKNGVAYSIAVQAPQYTVHSLDSLHSIPVAAVGTSTSQLLSNLSTMSRFSEAAVVSHYDVQPVMEVFASTQGRDLGAVATDIARITKQISGSLPRGSKLVTRGQVVTMQSSLHDLFLGLAFSVVLVYCLLVVNFQSWAQGLIIIAALPAALAGICWMLLLSRTSLSVPALMGTIMSVGVATSNSVLVITFANERFVATGDSVSAAIEAGQTRLRPVIMTALAMVMGMIPMALGLGDGGEQNAPLGRAVIGGLLFATAGTLFFVPTVFSAIQRPRPVPGAPPTGLTQNGGF
- a CDS encoding DUF4136 domain-containing protein, with product MTTPRSFSQYKTYAWGKVKGRDGLWTDRIRRGIDAQLAAKGWERVDTDGDTTLIAFETTKDQPTTQTFYNSFGGGGFGGWGWGGFGGGAGGFGTATTTTEDTKVGTLVVDVFDSKSHKLVWRGRESNDLSNNASHNEKHLTQNLAKMFRKFPPS